Proteins found in one Leptospira ellinghausenii genomic segment:
- a CDS encoding Crp/Fnr family transcriptional regulator has protein sequence MSVEDIKIVTYSKGAAIVVQNSVNTGNFFIVKSGRVSVDSEHIVVDHELAYYEAGDSFGLVSALTEHRFLVTLFADTDVELVQIPIRLLGSYLKERKELAMKILGLYSRELRTLQKHLSKANKPADREYHPERLVQNARTYLSWQKPNLAAYSLQAFLKWSKENNSTDNVQEASDLFKSVATSYKPFPWDNMQSTLEAGEVLFVESEKSNEIYVVLEGNVKLFGIVRGFEYVIDVLGPGEIFGEMSLIDNAPRMASAITETKSKMLRVTPENLFESVGPSLLQKIFESIARRIWFSHQRLVILRLKTPVTRLYAYLYNSIRDQDIRLGRNLDVSLSTPHTIYIQMEELCNMCGIIKLKQESIDEFKADTNLVIEPNRITIKSRKRLEEKLGHFKSKEGQIVA, from the coding sequence TACTGGGAATTTTTTCATCGTTAAATCGGGCCGGGTTTCGGTTGATTCCGAACACATCGTAGTAGACCATGAACTAGCTTATTATGAAGCAGGGGATAGTTTTGGTTTGGTTTCTGCACTCACTGAACATAGGTTCCTTGTCACATTGTTTGCTGATACAGATGTAGAATTGGTGCAAATTCCAATCCGCCTGCTTGGTTCTTACCTAAAAGAACGTAAAGAACTTGCAATGAAGATTTTAGGTCTTTATTCCAGAGAATTAAGAACCCTTCAAAAACATCTATCAAAAGCAAATAAACCAGCGGATCGCGAATACCATCCTGAACGTTTGGTACAAAATGCACGGACTTATCTTTCTTGGCAAAAACCAAATCTGGCAGCTTATTCACTACAAGCCTTTCTCAAATGGTCCAAAGAAAACAATTCCACAGACAATGTACAGGAAGCGTCCGACTTATTTAAGTCAGTTGCAACTTCCTATAAACCATTTCCTTGGGACAATATGCAGTCCACGTTGGAAGCAGGCGAAGTTCTTTTTGTCGAAAGCGAAAAGAGTAACGAGATCTACGTTGTGTTAGAAGGGAATGTAAAACTATTTGGAATTGTCCGTGGATTTGAATACGTAATCGATGTCCTCGGGCCAGGTGAGATTTTTGGCGAAATGTCCCTCATTGACAATGCTCCGAGGATGGCATCTGCGATCACCGAGACCAAGAGCAAAATGCTAAGAGTGACTCCAGAGAATTTATTTGAGTCAGTAGGACCGTCGTTACTGCAAAAGATTTTTGAAAGTATCGCACGTCGAATTTGGTTTTCCCACCAAAGACTGGTCATATTGCGTTTGAAAACTCCAGTCACCAGACTTTACGCGTATTTGTACAATTCAATCCGTGACCAGGACATTCGACTCGGTCGAAATTTAGATGTAAGTTTATCCACTCCCCATACGATATATATCCAGATGGAAGAGTTGTGTAATATGTGTGGGATCATCAAACTAAAACAGGAAAGTATCGATGAATTCAAAGCAGATACAAATCTTGTGATCGAACCCAACCGAATTACCATCAAAAGCAGAAAACGTTTGGAAGAAAAATTGGGCCACTTCAAATCAAAAGAGGGTCAAATTGTTGCCTAA